From one Chanodichthys erythropterus isolate Z2021 chromosome 3, ASM2448905v1, whole genome shotgun sequence genomic stretch:
- the LOC137003707 gene encoding nuclear apoptosis-inducing factor 1-like yields MAKASGKKRNFTESELEVLLSEVETRKNILFGTLSSGINNKRKKYEWESLADAVNAVGSESRTVNDLKKKWSDIKVDVKRRTAAHRQSVGRTGGGKGVDELTPFEQRVASIIGDTLLSGVVSAAVGDSDLLQDCHEDSYGATAGTSTGTHSESAPPEQPAPTVASVSSVSGVSGAPPSAEARPSGRVLTHAVLESQQQIVMAIGEINSHLKNITDALTDISHSLKELVKK; encoded by the exons ATGGCTAAAGCAAGCGGCAAGAAACGAAACTTTACAGAAAGTGAATTGGAGGTGCTACTATCAGAGGTAGAAacgagaaaaaatattttatttggaacTTTGTCCTCCGGAATTAAtaacaaaaggaaaaaatatgAGTGGGAGAGTTTGGCTGATGCCGTCAATGCGGTGGGATCTGAAAGTCGCACTGTAAATGATCTTAAAAAGAAATGGTCTGATATAAAGGTGGACGTTAAACGGAGAACTGCTGCGCACCGACAAAGTGTGGGCAGAACAGGCGGTGGTAAAGGGGTCGATGAACTTACACCCTTTGAGCAGAGAGTTGCCTCTATTATAGGTGACACTTTACTCTCTGGAGTAGTATCTGCTGCTGTGGGAGACTCGGATTTACTGCAGGACTGCCACGAAG ACTCATATGGTGCAACAGCCGGAACATCCACTGGCACGCACTCGGAATCCGCCCCTCCTGAGCAGCCAGCGCCCACTGTGGCCAGCGTCTCCAGTGTTTCTGGAGTTTCCGGTGCTCCCCCCAGTGCTGAGGCCCGTCCGTCTGGCCGCGTCTTGACACATGCAGTTCTGGAGTCACAACAGCAAATCGTTATGGCCATTGGAGAAATTAACAGTCACCTGAAAAATATCACTGACGCACTCACAGACATAAGCCACTCATTAAAGGAATTGGTCAAAAAATGA
- the LOC137003715 gene encoding E3 ubiquitin-protein ligase TRIM35-like translates to MDLLSEDDFSCPVCHEIFNVPVLLSCGHSFCKECLQQFWRTKKTQECPVCRRRSSRDDPPNNLALKNLCESFLKERNERRSSGSEEICSLHSEKLKLFCLEDKQPVCLVCRDSQKHVNHTFRPISEVVPSYQSQAEHTERHIKQQFEKLHQFLRDEEEATITALREEKEQKKQMMKEKLEEMNRHISALSNTIRDMEEMMKDNDVCFLKSPDLTASPQMASGALIHVLRYLGNLQFRVWKKMQDIVQNTPVILDPITAYPWFVLSDDLTSVRWRENKDLLPDNPERFDCYECVLGSEGFNSGTHCWDANQRKGRDFFKTDVWSVQYRMSGSGFCVKQKLDRVRVYLDYDRGTVSFSDPVTNKHLHAFTNTFTDTLFPFFCCFTSLRILPVNS, encoded by the exons ATGGATTTACTGTCTGAAGATGATTTTTCTTGTCCTGTGTGTCATGAAATATTCAATGTACCTGTTCTTCTGTCATGTGGTCACAGTTTCTGTAAAGAGTGTCTTCAACAGTTCTGGAGAACCAAGAAAACTCAGGAGTGTCCTGTCTGCAGGAGAAGATCCTCAAGAGATGATCCTCCAAATAATCTTGCGTTAAAAAACTTGTGTGAGTCGTTCCTGAAGGAGAGAAATGAGAGGCGTTCATCGGGATCTGAGGAGATCTGCAGTTTACACAGTGAGAAACTCAAACTCTTCTGTCTGGAGGACAAACAGCCTGTGTGTTTAGTGTGCAGAGATTCACAGAAACACGTCAATCACACGTTCAGACCCATCAGTGAAGTTGTTCCTTCATATCAG TCTCAAGCTGAGCACACAGAGCGTCATATTAAGCAGCAGTTTGAGAAGCTTCATCAGTTTCTCAGAGATGAAGAAGAAGCTACAATCACTGCACTGAGGGAGGAAAAGGAGCAGAAGAAGCAGATGATGAAGGAGAAGCTGGAGGAGATGAACAGACACATATCAGCTCtttcaaacacaatcagagacaTGGAGGAGATGATGAAAGACAATGACGTCTGCTTTCTGAAG AGTCCAGATCTCACAGCCAGTCCACAGATGGCTTCTGGAGCTTTGATTCATGTGTTACGTTACTTGGGCAACCTGCAGTTCAGAGTCTGGAAGAAGATGCAGGACATCGTCCAAAACA CTCCTGTGATTCTGGATCCAATCACGGCTTATCCATGGTTCGTCCTGTCTGATGATCTGACCAGTGTGAGATGGAGAGAGAACAAAGATCTTCTTCCTGATAATCCAGAGAGATTTGACTGTTATGAATGTGTTCTGGGTTCAGAGGGTTTTAACTCAGGAACACACTGCTGGGATGCAAACCAGAGGAAGGGACGTGATTTCTTTAAAACTGATGTCTGGAGTGTGCAGTACAGGATGTCTGGGTCTGGTTTTTGTGTTAAACAGAAGCTTGATCGTGTGAGAGTATATCTGGACTATGACAGAGGAACGGTGTCATTTTCTGATCCTGTAACTAACAAACATCTACACGCATTCACAAACACCTTCACTGACACACTCTTTCCTTTCTTCTGTTGTTTTACCTCTCTGAGGATCTTACCGGTCAATAGTTAG